The following proteins come from a genomic window of Haliaeetus albicilla chromosome 23, bHalAlb1.1, whole genome shotgun sequence:
- the LOC138690768 gene encoding diacylglycerol O-acyltransferase 2-like, protein MKTIIAACSQNLSGSRASIQTALHTLLAAPWPSQRDVRSWLQLLSVLQWVLSFLLLGTVSLLLLIYLVFTSFWPISALYLAWVIFDWDTPEKGGRRLPCLRQWPVWRHFRDYFPVKLVKTHDLSPSHNYIIGSHPHGILCVGAFCNFVTGSTGFGEMFPGIRPSLTTLAGNFRLPVFREYLMSGGLCPVTRRAIGYLLSKNGTGNAVAIVIGGAAESLSCRPGVTTLILKNRKGFVRMALQHGAYLVPSFSFGENDLFRQVVFEEGSWMRSIQQRFQKMMGFAPCVFYGRGLTSVRSRGFLPYARPITTVVGEPVTVPKIEDPSCEMVDMYHEMYVRSLLKLFNENKTKYGLSETDELHIL, encoded by the exons ATGAAAACAATTATTGCAGCCTGTTCCCAAAATCTTAGTG GCAGCCGCGCCAGCATCCAGACCGCCCTGCACACCCTGCTCGCAGCACCCTGGCCCTCGCAGCGGGATGTCCGCTCCTGGCTCCAGCTCCTCTCCGTCCTGCAGTGGGTGCTCAGCTTCCTACTGCTGG GAACCGTCAGCCTGCTGCTCCTCATCTACCTGGTGTTCACCAGCTTCTGGCCCATCTCTGCGCTCTACCTGGCCTGGGTCATCTTTGACTGGGACACGCCGGAGAAAG GTGGCAGGAGGCTGCCGTGCCTGCGGCAATGGCCTGTCTGGAGGCACTTTCGGGATTATTTCCCCGTGAAG CTGGTGAAGACCCACGACCTGTCCCCCAGCCACAACTACATCATCGGCTCCCACCCCCACGGCATCCTCTGCGTCGGCGCCTTCTGCAACTTCGTCACCGGCTCAACGGGTTTCGGGGAGATGTTCCCGGGAATCCGGCCTTCCCTCACCACGCTGGCCGGCAACTTTCGTCTGCCTGTCTTCAGGGAATACCTGATGAGCGGGG GCTTGTGCCCGGTGACACGCCGCGCCATCGGGTACCTGCTGTCCAAGAACGGTACCGGCAACGCGGTGGCCATCGTCATCGGCGGCGCGGCCGAGTCGCTCTCCTGCCGCCCCGGAGTCACCACGCTCATCCTGAAGAACCGCAAGGGCTTCGTCCGCATGGCCCTGCAGCACGG GGCCTACCTCgtcccctccttctcctttgGGGAGAATGACCTCTTCCGCCAGGTGGTCTTTGAGGAGGGCAGCTGGATGAGGAGCATCCAGCAGCGCTTCCAGAAGATGATGGGCTTCGCTCCCTGCGTCTTCTACGGCCGGGGTCTCACCTCCGTCCGGTCCCGGGGCTTCCTTCCCTACGCCAGACCCATCACCACCGTGG TGGGGGAGCCGGTGACGGTGCCCAAGATCGAGGACCCGAGCTGCGAGATGGTGGACATGTACCACGAGATGTACGTCCGCTCCCTGCTCAAGCTCTTCAATGAGAACAAGACCAAGTATGGGCTGTCGGAGACGGACGAGCTGCACATCCTCTGA
- the IGBP1 gene encoding immunoglobulin-binding protein 1 isoform X2 — MAAPSLRPHQDGGGEGGGSLRGRPGSGSAAVPSRPSMAEGAGAGPRLAELLAAGRRLWEEVETGTEPSSGAPAVQDKVRQGLDALQRAAAMVAQLDLFSENEELEEIASADLKYLLLPALLGALTLKQVDLSRRLEHLESARAHFWRFLKLCRSYRLGSFHLPPAATSPPAEEDAGSPSPGGPAATQPSLVAMASSRQAKIERYKQKKELENRLASMRTFVESGQADEDQIREFYILQIQKWINTSLEEIESIDQEMVILRSRGTAKQPSAPPHGTSRQVRTPLKPFILTRDAAQAKVFGAGYPGLPTMTVDDWYEQRRRQGVVSGQSVPQRTPGIADEELQKQQQEKKEEEDDEEALQKARNWDDWKDTHPRGYGNRQNVG, encoded by the exons atggcggcgcccTCCCTCCGCCCTCACCAAGATGGCGGTGGGGAGGGCGGGGGGTCGCTCCGGGGCCGACCCGGAAGCGGTTCTGCGGCGGTGCCTTCCCGGCCCAGCATGGCGGAGGGGGCCGGTGCGGGGCCGCGGCTGGCGGAGCTGCTGGCGGCGGGCCGGCGGCtctgggaggaggtggagaCCGGCACCGAGCCGTCTTCGGGAGCCCCGGCCGTGCAGGATAAGGTGCGGCAGGGGCTGGACGCCTTGCAGCGGGCGGCCGCCATGGTGGCGCAGCTGGATCTGTTCAG CGAGAacgaggagctggaggagatcGCCTCGGCCGACCTGAAGTACCTGCTGCTGCCCGCCTTGCTGGGGGCCCTGACGCTGAAGCAGGTCGACCTGAGCAGGAGACTGGAGCACCTGGAGAGCGCTCGGGCCCACTTCTGGCGTTTCCTCAAGCTCTGCAGGAGCTACAGGCTGGGCAGCTTTCACCtgccccccgccgccaccaGCCCCCCAGCAGAGGAAGATGCTGGGAGCCCATCCCCAGGGGGACCCGCTGccacccagcccagcctggtGGCCATGGCATCGAGTAGGCAAGCCAAAATCGAAAG ATATAAGCAGAAGAAGGAGCTGGAGAACAGGTTGGCCTCTATGAGAACCTTTGTGGAGAGCGGGCAAGCAGATGAGGATCAGATACGGGAATTTTACATACTACAAATCCAGAAATGGATCAACACTAGCCTGGAGGAAATTGAGAGTATTGACCAAGAAATGGTCATCTTGAGGAGCAGAGGTACAGCGAAACAG CCTTCAGCACCACCACACGGTACTTCTCGGCAAGTCAGGACTCCGTTGAAACCTTTCATTCTTACCCGGGATGCTGCTCAGGCTAA AGTGTTTGGTGCTGGATATCCCGGCCTGCCTACTATGACTGTGGATGACTGGTATGAGCAGCGCAGAAGGCAAGGAGTTGTGTCTGGTCAGAGTGTGCCACAGAGAACACCAG GTATAGCTGATGAAGagttgcagaagcagcagcaggagaaaaaagaggaggaggatgatgaGGAAGCTCTTCAAAAAGCTCGGAACTGGGATGACTGGAAAGATACACACCCAAGAGGCTACGGCAACCGGCAGAATGTGGGCTGA
- the IGBP1 gene encoding immunoglobulin-binding protein 1 isoform X1, which yields MAAPSLRPHQDGGGEGGGSLRGRPGSGSAAVPSRPSMAEGAGAGPRLAELLAAGRRLWEEVETGTEPSSGAPAVQDKVRQGLDALQRAAAMVAQLDLFSENEELEEIASADLKYLLLPALLGALTLKQVDLSRRLEHLESARAHFWRFLKLCRSYRLGSFHLPPAATSPPAEEDAGSPSPGGPAATQPSLVAMASSRQAKIERYKQKKELENRLASMRTFVESGQADEDQIREFYILQIQKWINTSLEEIESIDQEMVILRSRGTAKQPSAPPHGTSRQVRTPLKPFILTRDAAQAKVFGAGYPGLPTMTVDDWYEQRRRQGVVSGQSVPQRTPAGIADEELQKQQQEKKEEEDDEEALQKARNWDDWKDTHPRGYGNRQNVG from the exons atggcggcgcccTCCCTCCGCCCTCACCAAGATGGCGGTGGGGAGGGCGGGGGGTCGCTCCGGGGCCGACCCGGAAGCGGTTCTGCGGCGGTGCCTTCCCGGCCCAGCATGGCGGAGGGGGCCGGTGCGGGGCCGCGGCTGGCGGAGCTGCTGGCGGCGGGCCGGCGGCtctgggaggaggtggagaCCGGCACCGAGCCGTCTTCGGGAGCCCCGGCCGTGCAGGATAAGGTGCGGCAGGGGCTGGACGCCTTGCAGCGGGCGGCCGCCATGGTGGCGCAGCTGGATCTGTTCAG CGAGAacgaggagctggaggagatcGCCTCGGCCGACCTGAAGTACCTGCTGCTGCCCGCCTTGCTGGGGGCCCTGACGCTGAAGCAGGTCGACCTGAGCAGGAGACTGGAGCACCTGGAGAGCGCTCGGGCCCACTTCTGGCGTTTCCTCAAGCTCTGCAGGAGCTACAGGCTGGGCAGCTTTCACCtgccccccgccgccaccaGCCCCCCAGCAGAGGAAGATGCTGGGAGCCCATCCCCAGGGGGACCCGCTGccacccagcccagcctggtGGCCATGGCATCGAGTAGGCAAGCCAAAATCGAAAG ATATAAGCAGAAGAAGGAGCTGGAGAACAGGTTGGCCTCTATGAGAACCTTTGTGGAGAGCGGGCAAGCAGATGAGGATCAGATACGGGAATTTTACATACTACAAATCCAGAAATGGATCAACACTAGCCTGGAGGAAATTGAGAGTATTGACCAAGAAATGGTCATCTTGAGGAGCAGAGGTACAGCGAAACAG CCTTCAGCACCACCACACGGTACTTCTCGGCAAGTCAGGACTCCGTTGAAACCTTTCATTCTTACCCGGGATGCTGCTCAGGCTAA AGTGTTTGGTGCTGGATATCCCGGCCTGCCTACTATGACTGTGGATGACTGGTATGAGCAGCGCAGAAGGCAAGGAGTTGTGTCTGGTCAGAGTGTGCCACAGAGAACACCAG CAGGTATAGCTGATGAAGagttgcagaagcagcagcaggagaaaaaagaggaggaggatgatgaGGAAGCTCTTCAAAAAGCTCGGAACTGGGATGACTGGAAAGATACACACCCAAGAGGCTACGGCAACCGGCAGAATGTGGGCTGA
- the LOC104325003 gene encoding protein Wnt-11b-like isoform X2 encodes MCRRNLEVMHSIVRAARQTKSVCQKTFADMRWNCSSIQRAPSFGPDLLKGTRESAFVYALAAAAITHSIAQACTLGDLPLCSCGSVPSEVPGPDFRWGGCGDNLRYGLQLGTAFADSPLKSSKLGTQALKAMHLHNNAVGRQVLSDSLDTKCKCHGVSGSCSVKTCWKGLPNLDEIASDLKSKYLAAIKVTHRLIGPRKQLIPKEMDVRPVKETDLVYLNNSPDYCTPNLHLGSLGTQDRQCNKTSVGSDSCNLMCCGRGYNAYTEEVVERCHCKYHWCCYVVCKKCRRKVERYVCK; translated from the exons ATGTGTCGGAGGAACCTGGAGGTCATGCACAGCATCGTCCGGGCCGCCCGCCAGACCAAAAGCGTCTGCCAGAAGACCTTCGCAGACATGAGGTGGAACTGCTCCTCTATCCAACGTGCCCCCAGCTTTGGCCCTGACCTGCTGAAAG gGACCCGGGAATCCGCCTTTGTCTACGCCCTGGCTGCTGCCGCCATCACGCACTCCATCGCCCAAGCCTGCACCTTGGGAGatctccctctctgctcctgcGGCTCCGTCCCCTCGGAGGTCCCCGGGCCGGACTTCAGATGGGGTGGCTGCGGGGACAACCTGCGCTACGGCCTCCAGCTCGGCACCGCTTTTGCTGACAGTCCCTTAAAATCCAGCAAACTGGGGACACAAGCGCTGAAGGCCATGCATCTGCATAACAATGCGGTGGGCCGGCAG GTGCTGAGTGACTCCCTGGATACCAAGTGTAAATGCCATGGTGTTTCAGGCTCCTGTTCGGTGAAGACCTGTTGGAAGGGACTGCCAAACCTGGATGAAATTGCCTCTGACCTCAAGTCCAAGTACCTGGCAGCCATCAAGGTGACCCACCGGCTTATAGGGCCCAGGAAGCAGCTGATACCCAAAGAAATGGACGTCAGGCCAGTGAAAGAGACGGATCTGGTTTATCTCAACAACTCTCCTGACTACTGCACCCCGAATCTCCACCTTGGGTCTCTGGGGACACAGGATAG GCAATGCAACAAGACCTCCGTGGGCAGCGACAGTTGCAACCTGATGTGCTGCGGCCGCGGCTACAATGCCTACACGGAGGAGGTGGTGGAGAGGTGTCACTGCAAGTATCACTGGTGCTGCTACGTGGTGTGCAAGAAGTGTCGGCGGAAGGTGGAGAGATATGTCTGTAAATAA
- the LOC104325003 gene encoding protein Wnt-11b-like isoform X1, which translates to MGHPTTAAVLLCQLGLTAAIHWLGLTESSSGVAWNESHHCRLLAGLVPDQFQMCRRNLEVMHSIVRAARQTKSVCQKTFADMRWNCSSIQRAPSFGPDLLKGTRESAFVYALAAAAITHSIAQACTLGDLPLCSCGSVPSEVPGPDFRWGGCGDNLRYGLQLGTAFADSPLKSSKLGTQALKAMHLHNNAVGRQVLSDSLDTKCKCHGVSGSCSVKTCWKGLPNLDEIASDLKSKYLAAIKVTHRLIGPRKQLIPKEMDVRPVKETDLVYLNNSPDYCTPNLHLGSLGTQDRQCNKTSVGSDSCNLMCCGRGYNAYTEEVVERCHCKYHWCCYVVCKKCRRKVERYVCK; encoded by the exons ATGGGTCACCCCACCACCGCTGCCGTGCTTCTCTGCCAGCTGGGGCTCACCGCGGCCATCCACTGGCT CGGGCTGACAGAGAGCAGCAGCGGGGTGGCCTGGAATGAAAGCCACCACTGCCGGCTTCTCGCCGGGTTGGTGCCGGACCAGTTCCAGATGTGTCGGAGGAACCTGGAGGTCATGCACAGCATCGTCCGGGCCGCCCGCCAGACCAAAAGCGTCTGCCAGAAGACCTTCGCAGACATGAGGTGGAACTGCTCCTCTATCCAACGTGCCCCCAGCTTTGGCCCTGACCTGCTGAAAG gGACCCGGGAATCCGCCTTTGTCTACGCCCTGGCTGCTGCCGCCATCACGCACTCCATCGCCCAAGCCTGCACCTTGGGAGatctccctctctgctcctgcGGCTCCGTCCCCTCGGAGGTCCCCGGGCCGGACTTCAGATGGGGTGGCTGCGGGGACAACCTGCGCTACGGCCTCCAGCTCGGCACCGCTTTTGCTGACAGTCCCTTAAAATCCAGCAAACTGGGGACACAAGCGCTGAAGGCCATGCATCTGCATAACAATGCGGTGGGCCGGCAG GTGCTGAGTGACTCCCTGGATACCAAGTGTAAATGCCATGGTGTTTCAGGCTCCTGTTCGGTGAAGACCTGTTGGAAGGGACTGCCAAACCTGGATGAAATTGCCTCTGACCTCAAGTCCAAGTACCTGGCAGCCATCAAGGTGACCCACCGGCTTATAGGGCCCAGGAAGCAGCTGATACCCAAAGAAATGGACGTCAGGCCAGTGAAAGAGACGGATCTGGTTTATCTCAACAACTCTCCTGACTACTGCACCCCGAATCTCCACCTTGGGTCTCTGGGGACACAGGATAG GCAATGCAACAAGACCTCCGTGGGCAGCGACAGTTGCAACCTGATGTGCTGCGGCCGCGGCTACAATGCCTACACGGAGGAGGTGGTGGAGAGGTGTCACTGCAAGTATCACTGGTGCTGCTACGTGGTGTGCAAGAAGTGTCGGCGGAAGGTGGAGAGATATGTCTGTAAATAA